In one window of Tumebacillus algifaecis DNA:
- a CDS encoding M23 family metallopeptidase, whose protein sequence is MIRWDFWKKKKRYDEIETLPWRQGYDTTRPSLFSAGDDDWDVTTAKPEFSAHPSNNPRSYEDFLRARGHHAKAYETGGATYGSYNGGRRIYGDADEPGVSGHRAMQALGAVALTVVLYFTFQSEGPIAQKVQAFAVGAMSEDTDLSAISAWWQQKVSDNLALPASTTPQGQVLQFELPVQGTIKIPYDGAEQQGVTFQTELGAEVKAAAKGIVEKVEKEGSEDFTVTVSHGTAGKTIYRHLVTVNVKQDAWLETSQKIGTLSQKGEHGQMFFAFQVEDKFLNPADILKLPVTD, encoded by the coding sequence ATGATCAGATGGGATTTTTGGAAGAAAAAAAAGCGATACGATGAGATCGAAACGCTGCCTTGGCGTCAAGGATATGATACCACTCGGCCTTCGCTGTTTTCGGCTGGCGATGACGATTGGGATGTCACGACGGCCAAGCCGGAATTTTCAGCACACCCAAGCAACAATCCGCGCAGCTATGAAGATTTTTTACGTGCTCGCGGACACCATGCTAAAGCGTATGAGACAGGCGGAGCAACATATGGCAGTTATAACGGTGGGCGGAGGATTTATGGTGATGCGGACGAGCCGGGGGTGTCTGGACATCGAGCGATGCAAGCGTTGGGGGCGGTCGCATTGACCGTCGTGCTCTACTTCACGTTTCAAAGCGAAGGGCCGATTGCCCAAAAAGTGCAGGCGTTCGCAGTGGGGGCGATGAGCGAAGATACCGATCTGAGCGCCATTTCTGCGTGGTGGCAACAAAAGGTATCGGATAATTTGGCCCTGCCAGCGAGTACTACACCGCAGGGGCAGGTTTTACAGTTTGAGCTGCCGGTGCAAGGTACGATCAAAATCCCTTATGACGGCGCGGAGCAGCAAGGTGTGACCTTTCAGACCGAACTTGGTGCGGAAGTGAAAGCTGCGGCGAAAGGTATCGTGGAAAAGGTGGAGAAAGAGGGCAGTGAAGATTTTACGGTCACCGTTTCACATGGTACGGCAGGCAAGACGATATATCGCCACCTCGTCACCGTCAATGTCAAGCAAGATGCGTGGCTAGAAACGAGCCAAAAAATCGGAACCTTGTCCCAAAAAGGTGAGCACGGGCAAATGTTTTTCGCCTTTCAGGTGGAGGATAAATTCCTGAATCCAGCCGATATTCTGAAGCTTCCTGTCACCGATTAG
- a CDS encoding rod shape-determining protein, whose amino-acid sequence MFNKFSRDMGIDLGTANTLVYVKGKGIVIREPSVVATRSDTGEIKAVGEEAKQMIGRTPSNIRAERPMKDGVIADFETTATMLRHFIRQATAKNKGLFFSPPRVVICVPSGITAVERRAVEDAAREAGGRDPQVIEEPMAAAIGAGLPVGEPTGSMVVDIGGGTTEVAIISLGGIVTSRSIRVAGDEMDEAIIQYIKKAYNLMIGERTAEELKMTIGSAIPSDKEETIDVRGRDLVTGLPKTLTITATEIAEALADTVNSIVEAVKITLEKSPPELAADIMDRGIVLTGGGALLRNLDRLLSRETGMPVLVAENPLDCVAIGTGKSLEYSHLFKSNDTKKRRVR is encoded by the coding sequence ATGTTTAACAAATTTTCACGAGATATGGGTATTGATCTAGGCACAGCCAATACCCTCGTATATGTAAAAGGCAAAGGGATTGTCATTCGAGAACCGTCTGTAGTTGCAACCCGTAGCGATACCGGAGAGATCAAAGCGGTCGGCGAAGAGGCGAAACAAATGATCGGCCGTACTCCGAGCAATATTCGTGCGGAACGCCCGATGAAAGATGGTGTGATTGCAGACTTTGAAACGACGGCGACGATGCTCCGCCATTTCATTCGTCAGGCGACCGCCAAAAACAAGGGCTTATTTTTTTCTCCGCCGCGCGTGGTCATCTGCGTCCCGTCCGGAATTACCGCTGTTGAAAGACGCGCTGTTGAAGATGCGGCCCGCGAAGCGGGTGGACGTGATCCTCAGGTGATCGAAGAGCCGATGGCAGCTGCGATCGGTGCAGGTCTTCCGGTTGGCGAACCGACAGGCAGCATGGTGGTTGATATCGGCGGTGGCACCACAGAAGTTGCGATCATTTCCTTGGGTGGTATCGTCACCTCTCGTTCGATCCGTGTGGCGGGCGATGAGATGGACGAAGCGATCATCCAATACATCAAGAAGGCGTACAACTTGATGATCGGGGAGCGCACTGCTGAAGAGTTGAAAATGACGATCGGTTCTGCCATTCCATCCGACAAAGAAGAGACGATCGATGTGCGAGGCCGCGACCTCGTCACAGGTTTGCCGAAAACGCTGACTATCACGGCGACCGAAATTGCGGAGGCGCTGGCAGATACGGTCAATTCAATCGTTGAAGCGGTGAAGATCACGCTTGAGAAGTCTCCGCCAGAACTGGCTGCAGACATCATGGATCGCGGCATCGTGTTGACCGGTGGCGGCGCGCTGTTGCGCAACCTTGACCGTCTGCTCTCCCGCGAGACTGGCATGCCTGTCCTCGTGGCGGAGAACCCGCTTGACTGTGTGGCGATTGGTACCGGCAAGTCTCTTGAATACAGCCATCTCTTCAAGAGCAACGACACCAAAAAGCGGCGTGTCCGCTAA
- the minD gene encoding septum site-determining protein MinD, giving the protein MGEAIVVTSGKGGVGKTTTSANIGTALALSGKKVCMVDTDIGLRNLDVVMGLENRIIFDLVDVVTKQCRLEQALIKDKRFDHLYLLPASQTKDKSSLTPESVKVVVEALKEQYDFVIIDCPAGIEQGFKIAISGADKAIVVTNPEAAAVRDADRVIGLLEAAKLNQPKLVVNRIRAHMVEDGSMLDLDQIVSLLAIDLLGVVPDDDGVIKGSNTGEPVVMNPAAKAGMAYRNIARRILGDSVPLMNLQDQVGFFGKVKRMMGLGK; this is encoded by the coding sequence GTGGGAGAGGCAATTGTAGTTACATCGGGTAAAGGGGGCGTGGGAAAGACCACGACCTCCGCGAACATCGGTACAGCCTTGGCGCTGTCGGGCAAAAAAGTATGCATGGTCGATACGGACATCGGCCTGCGCAATCTTGACGTTGTCATGGGTCTTGAGAACCGCATTATTTTTGACCTCGTCGATGTTGTCACCAAACAATGCCGCCTCGAGCAAGCGTTGATCAAAGATAAGCGATTTGACCATTTGTATCTGTTGCCTGCTTCTCAGACCAAGGACAAGTCATCTTTGACGCCTGAATCGGTCAAAGTGGTCGTCGAAGCTTTGAAAGAGCAGTATGACTTTGTGATCATCGACTGCCCAGCGGGCATTGAGCAAGGCTTTAAAATCGCAATTTCCGGAGCGGACAAAGCGATTGTCGTCACCAATCCGGAAGCGGCAGCAGTACGGGATGCTGACCGTGTGATTGGGCTCTTGGAAGCGGCCAAGCTCAATCAGCCCAAACTGGTGGTCAATCGGATTCGAGCGCACATGGTCGAGGACGGTTCGATGCTTGATCTTGACCAGATCGTTTCATTGCTCGCGATCGACCTGCTCGGCGTCGTGCCGGATGATGACGGTGTGATCAAAGGTTCGAACACCGGAGAGCCGGTTGTGATGAACCCGGCTGCAAAGGCAGGGATGGCCTACCGGAACATCGCCCGCCGCATTCTGGGCGATTCGGTGCCGCTGATGAATCTGCAAGATCAGGTCGGTTTCTTCGGCAAAGTCAAGCGGATGATGGGCCTTGGAAAATAA
- a CDS encoding septum site-determining protein MinC, translating into MGHQTGCETLRTRTPVTIKGIRDGLVFILHDESSMEEILDDLEEKVNGTHRQLLTGPIVKVTVQTGARKFSVEQEEKIRKKLSSHGNLIIQEFQSALDAMLQVQKPSQRICYGTVRSGQVIDHDGDVVIIGDINPGGQVLATGDIFVMGTLRGMAHAGCKGNEDAIIAAVFFQPSQLRIHDVISRAPDSGETQPLETEMEFAYLRERQMAVDKLSHLYSIRARDF; encoded by the coding sequence ATGGGACATCAAACGGGGTGTGAAACGCTACGAACCAGAACGCCCGTGACGATCAAAGGGATTCGTGATGGACTGGTCTTCATCTTACATGATGAGAGTTCTATGGAGGAGATCCTAGACGATCTGGAGGAGAAGGTGAACGGCACCCACCGACAACTGTTGACCGGGCCGATCGTCAAAGTCACCGTTCAGACCGGGGCACGTAAATTCTCCGTCGAACAGGAAGAGAAGATTCGAAAAAAGCTATCCAGTCACGGCAATCTGATCATCCAAGAGTTTCAATCGGCCTTGGATGCGATGTTACAGGTACAAAAGCCGTCGCAGCGTATCTGTTACGGCACGGTCCGGTCAGGACAGGTGATCGACCATGACGGCGATGTGGTGATCATTGGGGACATCAATCCGGGCGGCCAAGTGCTGGCGACCGGCGATATTTTTGTGATGGGCACTCTGCGCGGCATGGCGCATGCCGGATGCAAAGGCAACGAAGACGCGATCATCGCAGCCGTATTCTTTCAGCCGTCACAGTTGCGGATCCATGATGTGATCTCCCGTGCGCCAGATTCCGGTGAAACGCAGCCCTTGGAGACGGAAATGGAGTTCGCCTACTTGCGTGAACGTCAAATGGCGGTCGATAAACTCAGCCATCTATATAGTATTAGGGCCCGTGATTTTTAG
- the mreC gene encoding rod shape-determining protein MreC, producing MTRFFTSKRMMALLASIILLAALVGLTLREREKPTWPEAFLIDAFGWVQGVIYAPVHHIADFFEEIQNIKSLYEENAKLKSNLNDYSSMAIQVEVLQRENKKLKDDLYKLKDISGQFDLVSANVVGRSPSSWNKEITIDVGTKDGVEKDMAVITANKGLVGRVYEVTPYHSKVVLLTDKERMGISAKVLNNDEKNIAYGIVSGATNDLSHTDKVRVEMTGITLDTKVEKGQNVVTSGLAYTLFPANLYIGKVASVTEDKLGLTQTAELEPAASLGSLEFLYVVKKSKAEAGR from the coding sequence GTGACCCGATTTTTTACTAGCAAGAGAATGATGGCGCTTCTCGCCAGTATCATCTTGCTTGCCGCTTTGGTTGGACTGACGTTGCGGGAGCGGGAGAAACCGACGTGGCCGGAAGCTTTCCTCATCGACGCGTTTGGCTGGGTACAGGGCGTCATCTACGCCCCTGTTCACCACATTGCCGATTTCTTTGAGGAAATTCAGAACATCAAATCGCTGTATGAGGAAAACGCCAAGCTCAAGTCTAACTTGAATGACTATTCTTCGATGGCGATTCAGGTTGAAGTGTTGCAAAGGGAGAACAAAAAGCTCAAAGATGACCTGTATAAGTTGAAAGACATCTCAGGGCAATTTGATTTGGTGTCTGCCAACGTAGTCGGTCGCAGCCCGTCCTCTTGGAACAAAGAGATCACCATCGATGTCGGCACCAAGGACGGCGTGGAGAAGGACATGGCGGTCATCACCGCCAACAAAGGTCTGGTCGGCCGCGTCTATGAAGTGACGCCGTACCACTCCAAGGTAGTGCTCCTCACGGACAAAGAGCGGATGGGTATTTCGGCCAAGGTGCTGAACAACGACGAGAAAAACATCGCCTACGGGATTGTCAGTGGTGCTACAAACGACCTGTCGCACACCGACAAAGTTCGAGTGGAGATGACGGGCATCACGCTTGACACCAAGGTGGAAAAAGGCCAGAATGTCGTCACTTCCGGTCTCGCTTACACGCTCTTTCCGGCCAACTTGTACATCGGAAAGGTCGCGAGCGTGACCGAAGATAAGCTGGGTCTGACGCAGACGGCCGAACTCGAGCCGGCAGCAAGCCTTGGCAGTCTCGAATTTCTCTATGTAGTGAAAAAAAGCAAGGCTGAAGCAGGTAGGTGA
- the radC gene encoding RadC family protein: MSASIHAHRPVLVREIPKEDRPRERMMLQGAEALSNAELLAILLRTGTRGYSAVDLAEQILKRLGGIRNLIDADLHELTALPGIGYAKATELKAAIEIGRRVSRVRNEARPTFETPAEAADYMMDRLRFHLKEHFVVLHLDTKNRLIGEEIVSIGSLNSSIAHPREIFKTALKKSAASIICLHNHPSGDPTPSFDDVKVTRRLVEAGQILGIELLDHIIIGENCYISMQEKGWL; this comes from the coding sequence ATGAGCGCATCGATACATGCTCACCGACCTGTGCTGGTGCGGGAGATCCCAAAAGAGGATCGTCCGCGCGAACGTATGATGCTTCAGGGGGCGGAAGCGCTCAGCAATGCGGAGTTGCTCGCAATCTTGCTGCGCACAGGCACCCGCGGCTACTCGGCGGTAGATTTGGCCGAGCAGATCCTGAAGCGCCTTGGCGGCATCCGAAACTTGATTGACGCTGACCTGCATGAGTTGACCGCACTGCCTGGGATTGGGTATGCCAAAGCTACTGAGCTAAAGGCAGCCATTGAGATCGGACGTCGTGTCTCCCGTGTGAGAAACGAAGCGCGCCCGACTTTCGAAACGCCCGCAGAAGCGGCAGACTACATGATGGATCGCTTGCGATTTCACCTGAAAGAGCATTTTGTCGTGCTCCATTTGGACACGAAAAACCGCTTGATCGGGGAAGAGATCGTGTCGATCGGGTCCTTGAACTCCTCGATCGCTCATCCGCGCGAAATTTTCAAGACTGCGCTTAAAAAAAGCGCCGCTTCGATCATTTGCCTGCACAACCATCCTAGCGGTGACCCAACGCCAAGCTTTGATGATGTGAAAGTGACCCGTCGTTTGGTGGAAGCCGGACAGATTTTGGGTATTGAATTGCTCGACCACATCATCATCGGCGAAAATTGCTACATAAGCATGCAGGAAAAAGGATGGCTGTAA
- the mreD gene encoding rod shape-determining protein MreD: MHPLLILLTMMVGLVIQSTVLQVQPFSFIAPNLIVVLLLYVSMMRGSITALYTGLLIGLIQDILFGSYLGLYAYTYATVGYFAGMTFRSYLSRQLVMVILIMLGYSFLAELSAYGLSRLFGYAHVDLMAAVTHTLRIMIWNGIFALLLYVPSVKLLATERSRNLAEESL; the protein is encoded by the coding sequence ATGCATCCTTTGTTGATTCTCCTTACGATGATGGTAGGGCTGGTCATCCAGTCCACCGTCCTGCAGGTGCAGCCGTTCTCTTTTATCGCACCGAACCTCATTGTAGTGCTTTTGTTATACGTCAGCATGATGCGCGGGTCGATCACCGCTTTGTACACAGGGCTTTTGATCGGATTGATCCAAGATATTTTGTTCGGCTCCTATTTGGGGCTTTATGCGTACACGTATGCAACGGTCGGCTATTTTGCCGGCATGACCTTCCGCTCGTACTTGTCACGCCAACTGGTCATGGTCATCCTGATTATGCTTGGATACAGCTTCCTCGCCGAACTGTCTGCTTATGGACTCAGCCGTCTATTTGGCTACGCGCATGTAGACTTGATGGCGGCAGTCACGCATACGCTGCGCATCATGATCTGGAACGGAATCTTTGCCTTGTTGCTGTATGTGCCGTCAGTCAAACTGCTTGCGACGGAGCGCAGTCGTAATCTGGCAGAAGAATCGTTGTAA
- a CDS encoding peptidoglycan D,D-transpeptidase FtsI family protein, with protein sequence MTNQDKEKLTGTSKRMSLLFVIIFFALAVLIFRLSFVQLSQGETFLASAETNRYIELSIPAPRGSILDRDRVELVGNKPAFTITYQILSGVGQNPMDLIGELYEIFEMTPEEMYAKMDPQAEKYSRTIARKIISDAKPQQVAYVREHANELPGINVVVEPIRNYRFNNSAAHILGYLNNIDGEEWPSYKEKGYQQNEIVGWAGVEKQYEDYLHGKNGKLKVEVNRYYQPLEDKRTEEPVKGHDLVLTIDKDLQVATEEALKVQLTELKRNVSTVEHGAAIAMNPKTGEILSMASFPDFDPNLYIKGFSTKEYNEMILPGIMNRAIQQTYQPGSTVKMSTVLIGLKEGMITPSSGIYDSGAIQVGWTIDGKPNMISSWQALGYVDPVKALAVSSNVYMIDIFKRYGKYNDYMSNAEVNTFLSNYLPNSMKKILAYHAEFGTGKVKTGVDLPYEVAGSVTEEKNAGDLAFSAIGQSEHYTLMQLAQYVSTIANDGKRMEPHVVSEIIGPGNETVQKIEPKLLNQISFTQDQIKLVQRGMRDVIAQPYGTFYSVLHNFRYPVAGKTGTAETGRGTENSLFVGYAPYDNPEVAIAIIIPDNKKNSHSYDSVGPIAQKMFDAYFTLKEQKQLTLSEGN encoded by the coding sequence GTGACGAACCAAGATAAAGAAAAGTTGACCGGCACTTCCAAACGAATGAGCTTGCTGTTCGTCATCATCTTCTTTGCGCTTGCTGTGTTGATTTTCCGACTTAGTTTCGTGCAACTCTCGCAAGGGGAAACTTTTTTGGCGAGCGCGGAGACGAACCGCTATATCGAGTTGTCGATTCCGGCACCGCGAGGTAGCATTTTGGACCGGGATCGGGTGGAACTTGTCGGGAATAAGCCTGCTTTTACGATCACTTATCAGATCCTGAGTGGAGTCGGCCAGAATCCGATGGATCTGATCGGCGAACTCTATGAGATTTTTGAAATGACACCAGAGGAAATGTACGCGAAGATGGACCCGCAGGCGGAAAAGTACAGTCGCACGATCGCCCGTAAAATCATTTCCGATGCCAAACCGCAGCAGGTGGCCTATGTTCGGGAACATGCCAATGAACTGCCGGGCATCAACGTGGTCGTCGAGCCAATTCGCAACTACCGTTTCAATAATTCGGCCGCTCACATTCTCGGCTATCTGAACAACATCGACGGAGAGGAATGGCCAAGCTACAAAGAAAAAGGCTACCAACAAAATGAAATCGTAGGTTGGGCAGGTGTGGAGAAGCAGTACGAGGACTATTTGCACGGTAAAAACGGCAAGTTGAAAGTGGAGGTCAATCGCTACTATCAGCCGTTGGAAGACAAGCGCACTGAAGAACCGGTCAAGGGACATGACCTCGTTTTAACGATCGATAAAGATTTGCAAGTTGCGACCGAAGAGGCATTGAAAGTACAACTCACCGAATTGAAGCGCAACGTTTCGACGGTCGAACATGGTGCAGCGATCGCGATGAACCCGAAAACGGGTGAAATTTTGTCGATGGCAAGCTTCCCCGATTTCGATCCGAATCTGTATATTAAAGGTTTCAGCACCAAGGAATACAACGAGATGATCCTGCCCGGGATTATGAACCGCGCGATTCAGCAGACCTATCAGCCAGGTTCGACGGTGAAGATGTCCACCGTCCTGATCGGATTGAAGGAAGGCATGATCACCCCGAGCTCGGGTATCTACGATTCGGGTGCGATTCAAGTTGGCTGGACGATCGATGGGAAACCGAACATGATCTCCTCTTGGCAAGCATTGGGCTATGTCGATCCGGTGAAAGCGCTCGCCGTTTCCTCGAACGTCTACATGATCGACATTTTCAAACGCTACGGGAAATACAACGACTACATGAGCAACGCTGAAGTCAACACGTTCCTCAGCAATTACCTGCCGAACTCGATGAAAAAGATTTTGGCCTACCATGCTGAATTTGGCACCGGGAAGGTGAAAACTGGAGTGGACCTGCCGTATGAAGTAGCAGGTTCGGTGACAGAAGAGAAAAATGCGGGGGACTTGGCGTTTTCGGCGATCGGGCAGTCGGAGCACTACACGCTGATGCAGTTGGCGCAATACGTTTCAACAATTGCCAACGACGGTAAGCGAATGGAGCCGCATGTGGTCAGCGAAATTATTGGACCAGGTAACGAAACGGTCCAGAAAATCGAGCCGAAACTGCTCAATCAAATATCGTTCACACAGGATCAGATCAAACTTGTCCAGCGCGGGATGCGCGATGTTATCGCACAACCGTACGGAACGTTTTACTCGGTGCTGCATAACTTCCGCTATCCGGTGGCAGGTAAGACCGGGACGGCGGAGACGGGGCGCGGCACAGAGAACTCCCTCTTTGTCGGATATGCGCCGTATGACAATCCTGAGGTGGCGATTGCGATCATCATTCCGGATAACAAAAAGAACTCCCACTCCTACGATAGCGTCGGTCCAATTGCGCAAAAAATGTTCGATGCCTACTTCACGCTGAAAGAGCAGAAACAACTGACGTTGAGTGAAGGAAATTAA